GGTCACCGGGGTGACGTACGCCTTCACGGTGCGGGCGCGCGACGCGGCGGGCAACGTGTCCGCGGCGAGCGCCCCGGCGCTGGCGACCGCCGGCGTGGTCCGCGCGGCCGACTTCGCGGTCTTCGGGTTCAGCCAGTCCGATGTGCACGACGAGGATCCGCAGGTCTACGAGCTGGACCCGGACGTCACCATCCGGGCCATCGGGAAGTGGTCCACCAGCGGCGACGAGGCGGCCGACTACAACTTCGCCCAGATCGCGCGCTACCACGACAAGGGCATCGCGTTCATGGGCAGCGGGACGGCCAGCGTCATCTTCCCGCACGACTTCGCCACGACGGAGATCTTCGACGACATGTCGACGCGCGACGCGGACAACAGCCCGGTGCCGCACGACGAGTTCGGGTTCCCCATCCCCGCGCGCCGGGGCAACATGTTCAACCCGAAGTACCGCCAGTACCTGCTCGGCTGGGCCAAGATCCAGATCGACGGCGGCGTGGACGGCGTCAACCTCGACGAGGTGAACGCCGGGTTCAGCGGCGGCGCGAAGTACGGCTTCAACGGCAACGAGGGGTTCGACGACTACGCCATCGCGGACTTCAACCGGTACCTGCTGGCGAAATACCCCGCGTTCACGGCGGCGGACTGGAAGTCCCGGTTCGGGATGACCGACGACAACATCGTCCGCCGCGACGTGCCGGCCGGCGACCTGGAGCGCAACTTCAACTACCGCACCTACCTGCGGACCAACGGCTGGAACCTCAACCCGCTGGCCGGCGCCAACCCGATGGCCGCCGAGTGGGGCCGGGTGGTCGCCAACCGGATGTACGCCGACGACATGTCCTTCACCGTCACCTACCTGCGGCGGTACTGGAAGCAGATGGTGGACGAGCTGCGGGCGTACGCGTGGCGCACCGCCCACCGGCAGATCCTGATCAGTTCCAACGGCCTGCTGCCCTATGTGGACTTCAACAGCGTCGGGATGTACCCGTGGAACCCGGACGAGCAGACGCCCGACTTCCGGGGCGCCGACTACGTGCCGGTGGTCGACGGCCACCTCAACGGCGCCAAGTCGCTGCAGGCCAACTACCGGTACCTGAAGGACAAGAGCCGCCAGATCGCGGGCGACGTGCCGGTCGCGGTGTTCATCGACTGGCCGAACGACATGATGACCAACTACCTCAACCTGCCGCTGTCCGAGAAGAAGGACTACTGGCAGATCTTCGGCGCGGAGGCGTACGCCAACGGCCTGTTCCCGTCGTTCCACCTCAAGGACACGGTCGGCAGCCCCACCGCCGAGCAGCAGGGGATGCTGGGCTTCTTCCAGACGTACAGCCAGTTCTACAAGGACCACCGGTCGTTGTTCCGCGCGAACACCCCCGCCCCCCAGGCCGTACGCGTCGGGCCGGCCAACGTCGCGGGGAGCCTGCTCGTCCAGCGCGGCACCGGCGCGCGGACACTGCACCTGGTCAACCACAACTACGCCGGGGCGATCGTCCCGCAGACCGGGTTCACAGTGGAGGTTGACGTGGCCTCCTGCCCG
This genomic stretch from Phytohabitans rumicis harbors:
- a CDS encoding fibronectin type III domain-containing protein → MLRRSGVLRLCLVAALVLPAQPASAAPGGGRPDRRPPAAPTGLAAAAVTGTSVTLTWHPGTDDVGVAGYDLYLRGALVRSVAGTSTTVADLVTGVTYAFTVRARDAAGNVSAASAPALATAGVVRAADFAVFGFSQSDVHDEDPQVYELDPDVTIRAIGKWSTSGDEAADYNFAQIARYHDKGIAFMGSGTASVIFPHDFATTEIFDDMSTRDADNSPVPHDEFGFPIPARRGNMFNPKYRQYLLGWAKIQIDGGVDGVNLDEVNAGFSGGAKYGFNGNEGFDDYAIADFNRYLLAKYPAFTAADWKSRFGMTDDNIVRRDVPAGDLERNFNYRTYLRTNGWNLNPLAGANPMAAEWGRVVANRMYADDMSFTVTYLRRYWKQMVDELRAYAWRTAHRQILISSNGLLPYVDFNSVGMYPWNPDEQTPDFRGADYVPVVDGHLNGAKSLQANYRYLKDKSRQIAGDVPVAVFIDWPNDMMTNYLNLPLSEKKDYWQIFGAEAYANGLFPSFHLKDTVGSPTAEQQGMLGFFQTYSQFYKDHRSLFRANTPAPQAVRVGPANVAGSLLVQRGTGARTLHLVNHNYAGAIVPQTGFTVEVDVASCPRRVTVVSPDFTGSRAVAFACRNDTLSVTVDRLDYYDVLVLR